The Vicia villosa cultivar HV-30 ecotype Madison, WI linkage group LG1, Vvil1.0, whole genome shotgun sequence genome includes a region encoding these proteins:
- the LOC131602862 gene encoding FCS-Like Zinc finger 15-like: MVGLGVVLEEAESTKNHTINNNNNNNSLQVINKTTMMLGTTKTNNKRSNPFKVSSFLNQCFLCNKKLLPEKDIYMYKGDRAFCSVDCRCKHILTDEEEAIEKQKCS, encoded by the exons ATGGTTGGTCTTGGTGTAGTTCTGGAAGAAGCTGAATCGACGAAAAACCAcactatcaacaacaacaacaataataacagtcTTCAAGTTATTAACAAAACTACCATGATGCTTGGCACAACCAAAACCAACAACAAACGTTCCAATCCGTTTAAGGTTTCATCTTTTCTTAACCAATGTTTCCTATGTAACAAGAAACTCTTGCCTGAAAAAGATATCTACATGTACAA AGGAGACAGAGCCTTTTGTAGTGTGGATTGTAGGTGCAAGCACATTTTAACAGACGAGGAAGAAGCTATTGAGAAACAGAAATGTTCTTAG